From the Maribacter dokdonensis DSW-8 genome, the window AAAGTGGCGGCGGCTTACTTGCTGCCATTACTTTAGACGGCATACCTGAAAACTTGGCATTGGGCGTGTCTTTAATTGGCGCAAGTCCGTTATCCATCGCGGCATTATCGGGATCTATATTATTATCCAATTTACCCGAGGCGGCAGGTGGCGCAAAGGAAATGGCAGAAAATACCGATTCTAAAAAGAAAATTCTTTGGCTATGGATCGGCACTGCACTAATATTATCGGCAGCAGCCTTACTTGGGCATTTTCTACTTGCCAACCTACCTACCGAATATTTGAACTACATTAAATGCTTTGCCGGTGGTGCCGTAGCGGCATCTTTAGCTTTAGAGGTTTTTCCAAAAGCGTTTAAAGAAGATAAGTATTGGACAGGTTTGGCTACTGCCATAGGTTTAGTTTTGGCGCTATATTTAAATACTTTAGGGGAGTAATATAAAAATATACGAGGGTTTATAACGTCATAATTTGCCAAACAATCACCACACAACCCCATAAAGCAAAACTGAGAAGTGTCATAGTTTAAAGATTGCTTGTTTTATACTATTGTAAAAAACACTGCTATGCAAAAGGTATCTTTCACCGAAAATTTAGATTTCAACGATAAAAAAATGGTTACTCAAGTTCTTTTAGAGACATCGTTCTCTTAAGAGATACGCATCTTGTTGAGAAAAGGCCAACTCATGAAAGAACACAAGGCTCCTTTCCCGATTATAGTACATATAGTAGAAGGAAATATAGATTTTGGGGTTGAAGGTACTGTCCGTGTACTGAAACAAGGAGATATGATTACCTTAGCAGCCAATATTCCGCATGACCTTTTAGCGAAATCGGATATCATTGTTCGCCTTACACTTTCTAAACTTGATGCCGCGGAACGAGTAGAAAAAGTTGTGGCAAATTCTTAAACTTAGCGCATGACCAAAATTACAAATAGAGATGATGTGAGCCTGTTAGTGCATACGTTTTATGATAAAATAAGACAGCACGAATTGTTGGGCCCCATTTTCAACGGACATATTTCCGAAGAACAATGGCCGGCACACCTCAGCAAACTCACCGATTTTTGGGAATCTAACTTATTTGGGGTACGCACGTTTAGAGGAAGCCCCTCTAAAGCTCATGTGAACGTTGATAAAAATCTAAACCATACAATTTCTCAAAATCATTTCGCACAGTGGTTACAACTTTGGTTCGAAACTATCAACGAACTCTTTGAAGGAGAATTAGCGGACAGAGCTAAAGAAATGGCACGCCGTATGTCTACAGGGCAGTATATTCATATTTGGCAGAATAGACCGAGGGAATAGTTCTCAGTGTTTTAGTGAATTAGTTTGATAGTGAAATAGTGAATAGTTGCTACAGGCTACGGGCTACGGGCTACGGGCTACGGGCTACGGGCTACGGGCTACTTAAATATCAAAATTTTAGCAGCTAAATACGATTCAATAAAAATAAGTCTATTCTCTATATTCTATGTTCTCTCTTCCAATTTTAAAATTCTCACTTAATACTTTGTACTTAATACTAGCTTTGAACGCTT encodes:
- a CDS encoding ZIP family metal transporter; this encodes MMTAIVVLIVSGALIIGALWGLYGNLSKRLEGFLVALAGGALLVSALLELIYPALEKNSVPIALSTVFVGAITFTVLDYWVKEKWNSQSGGGLLAAITLDGIPENLALGVSLIGASPLSIAALSGSILLSNLPEAAGGAKEMAENTDSKKKILWLWIGTALILSAAALLGHFLLANLPTEYLNYIKCFAGGAVAASLALEVFPKAFKEDKYWTGLATAIGLVLALYLNTLGE
- a CDS encoding AraC family ligand binding domain-containing protein, with translation MKEHKAPFPIIVHIVEGNIDFGVEGTVRVLKQGDMITLAANIPHDLLAKSDIIVRLTLSKLDAAERVEKVVANS
- a CDS encoding group III truncated hemoglobin — its product is MSLLVHTFYDKIRQHELLGPIFNGHISEEQWPAHLSKLTDFWESNLFGVRTFRGSPSKAHVNVDKNLNHTISQNHFAQWLQLWFETINELFEGELADRAKEMARRMSTGQYIHIWQNRPRE